Part of the Fretibacterium sp. OH1220_COT-178 genome is shown below.
GGACGTCCTCGCGCCAGTGCGGCGTGTCCAGGCCGTTGATGCGGACGACGCGCTCGACGGCTCCGTAGTCCACCGCCCGGAGCGTGTGGTACAGGGAGAACCGCGCGGAGTCCTTCTGATTCTCGGCGACGGCGTCCTCGAGGTCGAACATCACGGAGTCGGGACGATAGATGTAGGCGTCCTTCATCAGGCTGGGGCGCTGTGCGCTGAGGAACATCATGGTGCGCCGCAGCCGGTTCTTTTTGGCGTTCATTCCCGAACCGCACCTCCCCAGGGTATGCCCTCGGTCCGCCCGGAGGAGCGAAAGACGGCGCACTCCACACGGGCCCGGATCGTGCAGTCCAGCGCCCCCTTGTCGACAAGGGTGACCCTGGCCGAACGGACCTCCAGACGCTCCAGGGTCTCCGCCACGACGTTTCTGATCTGCCTGCCGTACTGCCTCATCACGCTGCTGCTGATATCGATCGAAATGCCCTCCCGCTCCGGCTCGACCGTGACCTGAACGTCGCTCGACTCGAGCGACCCGGCG
Proteins encoded:
- the citD gene encoding citrate lyase acyl carrier protein, with the protein product MEILRPAVAGSLESSDVQVTVEPEREGISIDISSSVMRQYGRQIRNVVAETLERLEVRSARVTLVDKGALDCTIRARVECAVFRSSGRTEGIPWGGAVRE